In one window of Skermanella rosea DNA:
- a CDS encoding SMP-30/gluconolactonase/LRE family protein: MEVDCVLDAKASLGECPVWSAEESALYWVDILAPALHRLDPATGATRTWEMPHSIGSFGLREGGGAIVALRNGFHLFDFETGGLTPVANPEPDMAGNRLNDGKVAPDGSFWAGTMDEETMSRRTGSLYRVAPDGTVRHMLDGLIVSNGLAWSADGRTLFHSDSKGKLICAYDHEPGSGDLSNRRVIAEPSEEVGRPDGAAADMEGFYWSAGISAGVLNRWSPDGRLDRQIPMPCAAPTMPCFGGPDMRTIYVTSLRHNVAEDRLAAFPLSGGIFALRVDVPGVPVVKFKG, from the coding sequence GTGGAAGTCGATTGCGTTCTCGATGCGAAGGCATCGCTGGGGGAATGCCCGGTCTGGTCGGCCGAGGAAAGCGCCCTGTACTGGGTCGATATCCTCGCCCCCGCCCTGCACCGGCTCGACCCCGCGACGGGTGCGACCCGGACCTGGGAGATGCCGCACTCGATCGGCTCCTTCGGGCTGCGCGAGGGAGGCGGCGCCATCGTGGCCCTGCGCAACGGCTTCCACCTGTTCGATTTCGAGACGGGCGGGCTGACGCCGGTCGCCAATCCGGAACCCGATATGGCCGGAAACCGGCTGAACGACGGCAAGGTGGCGCCGGACGGCAGCTTCTGGGCCGGGACGATGGACGAGGAAACCATGAGCCGGCGCACCGGCTCGCTCTACCGGGTGGCGCCGGACGGAACGGTCCGCCACATGCTGGACGGGCTGATCGTCTCCAACGGGCTGGCCTGGAGCGCCGACGGCCGGACCCTCTTCCACTCCGACAGCAAGGGCAAGCTGATCTGCGCCTACGACCATGAGCCGGGCAGCGGCGACCTCTCCAACCGGCGCGTGATCGCGGAGCCTTCCGAGGAAGTCGGCCGGCCCGACGGAGCCGCCGCGGACATGGAGGGGTTCTATTGGAGCGCCGGCATCTCCGCCGGGGTGCTGAACCGCTGGTCGCCCGACGGCAGGCTGGACCGGCAGATCCCGATGCCGTGCGCGGCGCCGACGATGCCCTGCTTCGGCGGGCCGGACATGCGGACGATCTACGTGACGTCGTTGCGCCACAACGTGGCCGAGGACCGGCTGGCGGCGTTCCCCCTGTCGGGCGGGATTTTCGCGCTGCGGGTCGATGTTCCGGGCGTCCCGGTGGTGAAATTCAAGGGATAG
- a CDS encoding ABC transporter permease — protein sequence MTAWRRFLRYPAAVLSLVLLMLLAGASLAAPLVESALGVDANAVSLFDRFAPPSPQNWLGTDELGRDVLVRLLYGGRVSLFVGLAAAVASAVVGTVIGLLAGFFGGRLDALLMRVTDGVIALPLLPLLIVLAAVDLGKLGVPAGLAQSEQVSLYRIIVIVSLAGWTTVARLVRGAALSVRQREYVRAATALGAGNLRLMLVHVLPNVASPIVVATTLSVGNIILLESVLSFLGLGIQPPLPSWGNMLTNAQELIWSAPMLAIYPGLLIFVTVIAFNFVGDGLQDALDPRADVSRR from the coding sequence GTGACGGCTTGGCGGCGCTTCCTGCGGTATCCGGCGGCGGTCCTGAGCCTGGTGCTCCTGATGCTGCTGGCGGGGGCCTCGCTGGCGGCGCCGCTGGTCGAATCCGCGCTCGGCGTGGATGCCAACGCGGTGAGCCTGTTCGACCGCTTCGCGCCGCCCTCGCCGCAGAACTGGCTGGGCACCGACGAACTGGGGCGCGACGTGCTGGTCAGGCTGCTGTATGGCGGCCGGGTGTCGCTGTTCGTCGGGCTGGCCGCCGCGGTGGCCTCCGCCGTGGTCGGGACGGTTATCGGGCTGCTGGCCGGCTTCTTCGGCGGGCGGCTCGACGCGCTCCTGATGCGGGTGACCGACGGGGTGATCGCCTTGCCGCTGCTGCCCCTGCTGATCGTGCTGGCCGCCGTCGATCTGGGCAAGCTGGGAGTGCCGGCCGGGCTGGCGCAGTCCGAACAGGTCAGCCTCTACCGGATCATCGTGATCGTGTCCCTCGCCGGCTGGACGACGGTGGCGCGGCTGGTCCGCGGAGCCGCGCTGAGCGTGCGCCAGCGCGAGTATGTCCGGGCCGCCACCGCGCTGGGGGCCGGGAACCTGCGGCTGATGCTGGTCCATGTCCTGCCCAACGTCGCCTCGCCCATCGTGGTCGCCACGACGCTGTCGGTCGGCAACATCATCCTGCTGGAGTCGGTGCTGAGCTTCCTCGGCCTGGGCATCCAGCCGCCGCTGCCGAGCTGGGGCAACATGCTGACCAACGCGCAGGAGCTGATCTGGTCGGCGCCGATGCTGGCGATATATCCGGGGCTGCTGATCTTCGTGACCGTGATCGCCTTCAATTTCGTGGGCGACGGGCTGCAGGACGCGCTCGATCCGCGGGCTGACGTCTCCCGGCGCTGA
- a CDS encoding sulfite exporter TauE/SafE family protein: MMADAAFFAVAVPAVLVSGISKGGLSGLGVLAVPMLTLVMPPGEAAGLMLPILCLMDLFGLWAYRGIWSRSQMRVILPGAILGIGIGVLAFGHLDDDAVRAVIGLIAILFSINQWLKPLLQRKLAEASPPSRAKGLFWSGVSGFTSFLAHAGGPPLLIYLLPQRMEKMMLAGTTVVLFGVVNFVKLIPYFWLGQISGANLSASLILAPLAPVGIWMGLWLTRRVAEVWFYRVSYALLFVAGVKLLHDGLA; this comes from the coding sequence ATGATGGCCGATGCGGCCTTTTTCGCGGTGGCGGTCCCCGCCGTCCTGGTCTCCGGCATCAGCAAGGGCGGTCTCTCGGGGCTGGGCGTCCTGGCCGTGCCGATGCTGACGCTGGTGATGCCGCCGGGGGAGGCCGCCGGACTGATGCTGCCGATCCTGTGCCTGATGGACCTGTTCGGCCTGTGGGCCTATCGCGGGATCTGGAGCCGCAGCCAGATGCGGGTGATCCTGCCCGGTGCGATCCTGGGGATAGGGATCGGCGTGCTGGCCTTCGGCCACCTGGATGACGACGCCGTGCGGGCGGTGATCGGCCTGATCGCCATCCTGTTCTCGATCAACCAGTGGCTCAAGCCGCTGCTCCAGCGCAAGCTGGCGGAGGCATCGCCGCCGTCCCGAGCCAAGGGGCTGTTCTGGTCCGGCGTCTCGGGCTTCACCAGCTTCCTGGCCCATGCCGGCGGCCCGCCGCTGCTGATATACCTGCTGCCGCAGCGGATGGAGAAGATGATGCTCGCCGGGACGACGGTGGTCCTGTTCGGCGTGGTCAACTTCGTCAAGTTGATCCCGTATTTCTGGCTGGGCCAGATCAGCGGGGCCAACCTCTCGGCCTCGCTGATCCTCGCCCCGCTGGCGCCCGTCGGCATCTGGATGGGGCTGTGGCTGACCCGGCGGGTGGCCGAAGTCTGGTTCTACCGGGTCAGCTACGCCCTCCTGTTCGTGGCCGGCGTGAAGCTTCTCCACGACGGCCTCGCCTAG
- the iolE gene encoding myo-inosose-2 dehydratase, whose amino-acid sequence MTVKLGTNPIAWSNDDLPELGGDTPLETCLRETREAGFTGTELGNKFPRQPEALKAKLAEYGLEFVSGWYGAELRKRTVDEEIGVMQPHLDLLAACGCKVMVFAETSDTVQGRRDVPVSERPVMTEAEWPVFLDRIAKLSGYMAGKGVRLAFHHHMGTVIEKAHEVDRLLSGTPDTVGLLFDTGHLTFAGDDPAAVSRKWAKRINHVHAKDVRPDVLKRAREGRWSFLDSVINGVYTVPGDGMVDFEAALRPVADAGYGGWIICEAEQDPAKAHPLTYARKGYAHLRATAGKLGLAVQ is encoded by the coding sequence ATGACCGTCAAGCTGGGCACCAACCCGATCGCCTGGAGCAACGACGACCTGCCCGAACTGGGCGGCGACACCCCGCTGGAGACCTGCCTGCGCGAGACCCGCGAGGCCGGCTTCACCGGGACGGAGTTGGGCAACAAGTTTCCCCGGCAGCCGGAGGCGCTGAAGGCGAAACTGGCGGAGTACGGGCTGGAGTTCGTCTCCGGCTGGTACGGCGCCGAACTGCGCAAGCGTACCGTGGATGAGGAGATCGGGGTCATGCAGCCCCATCTCGACCTGCTGGCGGCCTGCGGCTGCAAGGTCATGGTCTTCGCCGAGACGTCGGACACGGTCCAGGGCCGGCGCGACGTGCCGGTATCGGAGCGGCCGGTGATGACCGAGGCGGAATGGCCGGTGTTCCTCGACCGGATCGCCAAGCTGTCCGGGTACATGGCCGGCAAGGGCGTCCGGCTCGCCTTCCACCACCACATGGGCACGGTGATCGAGAAGGCCCACGAGGTGGACAGGCTGCTCTCCGGCACGCCCGACACCGTGGGGCTGCTGTTCGACACCGGACATCTCACTTTCGCCGGCGACGATCCGGCGGCCGTTTCGAGGAAATGGGCGAAGCGAATCAATCATGTCCATGCCAAGGACGTCCGTCCGGATGTGCTGAAGCGGGCCCGGGAGGGACGCTGGAGTTTCCTGGATTCCGTGATCAACGGCGTCTATACGGTTCCGGGCGACGGGATGGTCGATTTCGAAGCGGCGCTCCGCCCCGTCGCGGACGCGGGCTACGGCGGCTGGATCATCTGCGAGGCCGAGCAGGACCCTGCCAAGGCCCATCCCCTGACCTATGCCCGCAAGGGCTACGCCCACCTTCGGGCGACCGCCGGGAAGCTCGGCCTCGCCGTTCAATAA
- a CDS encoding BCCT family transporter, producing the protein MGQKTINPPVFWGASLIIVALLAVGVIYPHESEEMFAAVQSSIIEGFGWLYILSVAAFVFICIYLALSRSGNLKLGPDDSEPDFSYPSWIAMLFAAGMGIGLMFFAVAEPIQHYATPPEAEPLTMEAAREAMVITFVHWGVHAWAIYAIVGLSLAYFSFRYNLPLTIRSGLYPLFKNRINGPIGNAVDIFAICGTLFGIATSLGFGVLQINSGLNYLLGWPVGLSVQIPLIAVITALATLSVVSGLDVGIRRLSELNLICAILLMVFVLAVGPTTFLLKAFVQNIGTYLDHFFVRTFTLYAYEPKGWLSSWTLFYWAWWIAWSPFVGMFIARISRGRTVRQFIGGVLFIPTGFSFLWMTVFGNTAISLDLGVAAGAITQAVSADVSVALFQFFTYLPLPSVTSTLAVLLVAIFFVTSSDSGSMVIDTIAAGGADNTPLWQRVYWCALEGTAAALLLLAGGLTALQTMTLISALPFTFIMIMLAAGLIRGMQADLARGSTAPAAVPATGLSWRQRLELSLHTPHRDDVARFLTGTVSPALEMVAQEMRGRGLTVMVGADGDDGIALTVPATEVRSFVYGVRPIRQLLPAYTAAEAASTEERRPHSWAARTFFSDGSRGYDVMGFTREQIVSDVVAQYERYQALTQSKATALYITSPDPA; encoded by the coding sequence ATGGGGCAGAAGACGATCAATCCCCCTGTCTTCTGGGGAGCGAGCCTCATCATTGTGGCCTTGCTCGCAGTCGGCGTCATCTATCCGCACGAGTCGGAAGAAATGTTCGCCGCCGTCCAGTCCTCGATCATCGAAGGGTTCGGGTGGCTTTATATCCTATCCGTCGCGGCATTCGTTTTCATTTGCATCTACCTGGCCTTGAGCCGATCCGGCAACCTGAAGCTCGGGCCTGACGACTCCGAGCCGGATTTCAGCTATCCGTCGTGGATCGCCATGCTGTTCGCGGCGGGCATGGGCATCGGGCTGATGTTCTTCGCGGTGGCGGAGCCGATCCAGCACTATGCCACCCCGCCGGAGGCCGAGCCCCTGACGATGGAGGCCGCGCGCGAGGCGATGGTGATCACCTTCGTCCACTGGGGTGTCCATGCCTGGGCGATCTACGCGATCGTCGGGCTGTCGCTGGCCTATTTCAGCTTCCGCTACAATCTGCCACTGACGATCCGATCGGGGCTCTATCCCCTGTTCAAGAACCGGATCAACGGGCCGATCGGCAACGCGGTGGACATCTTCGCGATCTGCGGAACCCTGTTCGGCATCGCGACGTCGCTGGGCTTCGGCGTGCTCCAGATCAATTCGGGGCTGAACTACCTGCTGGGATGGCCGGTCGGGCTGTCGGTCCAGATCCCGCTGATCGCCGTCATCACCGCCTTGGCCACCCTGTCGGTCGTGAGCGGCCTGGACGTGGGCATCCGCCGGTTGTCGGAGCTGAACCTGATCTGCGCGATCCTGCTGATGGTGTTCGTGCTGGCGGTCGGCCCGACGACCTTCCTGCTGAAGGCCTTCGTCCAGAACATCGGGACCTACCTGGACCATTTCTTCGTCCGGACGTTCACCCTGTACGCCTATGAGCCGAAGGGCTGGCTGAGTTCCTGGACGCTGTTCTACTGGGCTTGGTGGATCGCCTGGTCGCCGTTCGTCGGCATGTTCATCGCCCGGATCTCGCGCGGGCGGACCGTGCGCCAGTTCATCGGCGGCGTGCTGTTCATCCCGACGGGCTTCTCGTTCCTGTGGATGACGGTGTTCGGCAATACCGCCATCTCGCTCGACCTGGGCGTAGCGGCCGGGGCGATCACCCAGGCCGTCTCGGCCGACGTGTCGGTGGCGCTGTTCCAGTTCTTCACGTACCTGCCGCTGCCTTCGGTCACGTCCACCCTGGCGGTGCTGCTGGTCGCGATCTTCTTCGTCACCTCCTCGGACAGCGGATCCATGGTGATCGACACCATCGCGGCCGGCGGCGCCGATAACACGCCGCTCTGGCAGCGGGTCTACTGGTGCGCCCTGGAGGGCACCGCGGCGGCGCTGCTGCTGCTCGCGGGCGGGCTGACCGCCTTGCAGACCATGACGCTGATCAGCGCCCTGCCCTTCACCTTCATCATGATCATGCTGGCCGCCGGCCTGATCCGGGGGATGCAGGCGGACCTTGCCCGCGGCAGCACGGCCCCCGCCGCCGTGCCGGCCACGGGGCTGTCGTGGCGCCAGCGGCTGGAGCTGAGCCTGCACACGCCGCACCGCGACGACGTCGCCCGTTTCCTGACCGGGACCGTGTCGCCGGCGCTGGAGATGGTCGCGCAGGAGATGCGGGGACGCGGCCTGACCGTGATGGTCGGCGCAGACGGGGACGACGGCATCGCGCTGACCGTCCCGGCGACGGAGGTCCGGAGCTTCGTCTACGGCGTGCGGCCGATCCGTCAGCTCCTGCCGGCCTATACGGCGGCGGAGGCGGCCTCGACCGAGGAGCGGCGGCCGCACAGTTGGGCGGCGCGGACCTTCTTCTCCGACGGCAGCCGGGGATACGACGTGATGGGCTTCACCCGCGAGCAGATCGTCAGCGACGTGGTGGCGCAGTACGAACGCTACCAGGCGCTGACGCAGTCGAAGGCGACCGCGCTCTACATCACGTCGCCCGATCCGGCATAG
- the queC gene encoding 7-cyano-7-deazaguanine synthase QueC, with product MTDEKALVLFSGGQDSATCLAWALDRFAHVETIGFDYGQRHRVELDCRARFRDKLIGGIPGWSARLGDDHMLDLSVLGAVSDTALTGEAEIRYQENGLPSTFVPGRNLLFFTFASAVAYRRGIRHLVGGMCETDYSGYPDCRDDTLKSLQVTLNLGMDQRFVVHTPLMWIDKAATWEMADGLGGRALVDLIVEDTHTCYLGDRTARHDWGYGCGTCPACELRSAGWSRYRSSFRG from the coding sequence ATGACGGACGAGAAGGCGCTGGTACTGTTCTCCGGGGGCCAGGATTCCGCGACCTGCCTCGCCTGGGCCCTGGACCGCTTCGCCCATGTGGAAACCATCGGGTTCGACTACGGCCAGCGCCACCGGGTCGAGCTCGACTGCCGGGCTCGCTTCCGCGACAAGCTCATCGGCGGGATTCCGGGATGGAGCGCCCGCCTGGGCGACGACCACATGCTGGACCTGTCGGTGCTGGGCGCCGTCAGCGACACCGCGCTGACCGGCGAGGCGGAGATCCGCTACCAGGAGAACGGCCTGCCCAGCACCTTCGTGCCCGGCCGCAACCTGCTGTTCTTCACCTTCGCGTCGGCGGTGGCCTATCGGCGCGGCATCCGGCATCTCGTCGGCGGCATGTGCGAGACGGACTATTCCGGCTACCCGGACTGCCGCGACGACACGCTGAAGTCGCTCCAGGTCACCCTGAACCTGGGCATGGACCAGCGTTTCGTCGTCCACACGCCCCTGATGTGGATCGACAAGGCCGCGACCTGGGAGATGGCCGATGGGCTCGGCGGCCGGGCGCTGGTGGACCTGATCGTCGAGGACACCCACACCTGCTACCTGGGCGACCGCACCGCCCGGCACGACTGGGGTTATGGCTGCGGCACCTGCCCGGCCTGCGAACTGCGCTCCGCCGGGTGGAGCCGCTACCGGTCCTCCTTCCGGGGATGA
- the iolG gene encoding inositol 2-dehydrogenase, with translation MVSFAVLGCGRIGRMHARNIRSHPRAELAGVYDVAPKAAEEVSAELGARVLGSVDEALDDPAIDAVFIASTTDTHVDLITRAAKAGKAVLCEKPIDLDIARVEACWREIGKLDPLVMIGFNRRFDPSFRALRDRIQAGELGKVEQVVITSRDPAPPPAQYIRGSGGLFRDMTIHDFDMARYLVGDIVEIQAMGATLVDPMIAGEGDIDSAMIVLRAASGALVHINNSRRCAYGYDQRIEAFGEKGMLQAHNRRPTTVEAWGAERTQARDPVLNFFIERYFEAYMAEIDHFVDCVETGAKPLAGFAEGREALRLADAGLESLRTGGVVRLER, from the coding sequence ATGGTCAGTTTCGCAGTGCTCGGCTGCGGCCGGATCGGCCGGATGCATGCCCGCAACATAAGATCCCATCCGCGCGCGGAGCTGGCCGGCGTCTACGACGTGGCACCGAAGGCCGCCGAGGAAGTTTCCGCGGAGCTGGGCGCCAGGGTGCTGGGATCGGTGGACGAGGCGCTGGACGATCCGGCGATCGACGCCGTCTTCATCGCGTCCACGACCGACACCCACGTGGACCTGATCACCCGCGCCGCGAAGGCCGGCAAGGCGGTGCTGTGCGAGAAGCCGATCGACCTCGACATCGCCCGCGTCGAGGCCTGCTGGCGGGAGATCGGCAAGCTGGACCCACTGGTCATGATCGGCTTCAACCGCCGGTTCGATCCCTCCTTCAGGGCGCTCCGCGACCGCATCCAGGCGGGCGAGCTGGGCAAGGTGGAACAGGTCGTCATCACCAGCCGCGACCCCGCCCCGCCGCCGGCGCAGTATATCCGGGGATCGGGCGGGCTGTTCCGGGACATGACGATCCACGACTTCGACATGGCGCGCTACCTGGTCGGCGACATCGTCGAGATCCAGGCGATGGGCGCCACCCTGGTCGATCCGATGATCGCCGGGGAGGGCGACATCGACAGCGCCATGATCGTCCTGCGGGCGGCGTCCGGCGCGCTGGTCCATATCAACAACAGCCGGCGCTGCGCCTACGGCTACGACCAGCGGATCGAGGCCTTCGGCGAGAAGGGCATGCTCCAGGCCCACAACCGACGGCCGACCACGGTGGAAGCCTGGGGAGCCGAGCGGACCCAGGCCCGCGACCCCGTGCTGAACTTCTTCATCGAGCGCTATTTCGAAGCCTACATGGCGGAGATCGACCATTTCGTCGACTGCGTCGAGACCGGAGCGAAGCCCCTGGCCGGCTTCGCCGAGGGGCGGGAGGCGCTTCGCCTCGCCGATGCCGGGCTGGAGTCGCTGCGCACGGGCGGGGTCGTTCGGCTGGAACGTTGA
- a CDS encoding ABC transporter permease — protein MLRFVSVRLFEALVVLLIMSFLIYGLIGLMPGDPIDLMINADPNLTAADAARLRELYGLDQPIWERYLNWLSAALQGDLGYSRLFSRPVPEVLAPRLANTLLLLGISFALSLAIAIPLGVFAARRPYGAADTAINLACFAGISVPPFWLALLFIILFAVVLGVLPAGGMAPVGGTGGLWERLPYLVMPVATLTLVSVGGYTRFVRAAVIEQLRQDYIRTARAKGVPERSVVWRHALRNAMIPVVTIVALGFGTLFSGALVTETMFAYLGMGKLIYDSILGNDYNIALVGLLLATLMTLAGNLLADLGYAALDPRITFTETRT, from the coding sequence ATGCTGCGCTTCGTCTCCGTCCGGCTGTTCGAGGCGCTCGTCGTCCTGCTGATCATGTCGTTCCTGATCTACGGGCTGATCGGGCTGATGCCGGGCGACCCGATCGACCTGATGATCAACGCAGATCCCAACCTGACGGCGGCCGACGCGGCGCGGCTGCGGGAGCTCTACGGCCTGGACCAGCCGATCTGGGAGCGCTACCTGAACTGGCTGTCCGCGGCGCTGCAGGGGGACCTGGGCTATTCGCGGCTGTTCTCCCGCCCGGTGCCGGAGGTGCTGGCGCCGCGCCTGGCGAATACCCTGCTGCTGCTGGGTATCTCGTTCGCGCTGTCGCTCGCCATCGCGATCCCTCTGGGGGTCTTCGCCGCCCGCCGGCCCTACGGCGCCGCTGATACGGCGATCAACCTGGCCTGCTTCGCCGGGATCTCGGTGCCGCCGTTCTGGCTGGCGCTGCTGTTCATCATCCTGTTCGCCGTCGTCCTGGGCGTGCTGCCGGCCGGCGGCATGGCCCCGGTCGGCGGGACCGGCGGACTGTGGGAACGCCTGCCCTACCTGGTGATGCCGGTCGCCACCCTGACGCTGGTCAGCGTCGGCGGCTATACCCGGTTCGTCCGGGCCGCCGTGATCGAGCAGCTTCGGCAGGACTATATCCGAACCGCCCGGGCCAAGGGCGTGCCGGAGCGGTCGGTGGTCTGGCGCCACGCGCTGCGGAACGCGATGATCCCGGTCGTCACCATCGTGGCGCTGGGGTTCGGCACCCTGTTCTCCGGCGCGCTGGTGACGGAGACGATGTTCGCGTACCTGGGCATGGGCAAGCTGATCTATGACTCGATCCTGGGGAACGACTACAACATCGCGCTGGTCGGCCTGCTGCTCGCCACGCTGATGACGCTGGCCGGCAACCTCCTGGCGGACCTGGGCTATGCGGCCCTGGATCCGCGCATCACCTTCACCGAGACGCGCACGTGA
- the iolD gene encoding 3D-(3,5/4)-trihydroxycyclohexane-1,2-dione acylhydrolase (decyclizing), producing the protein MEKTIRLTAAQAAVRYLAAQRSEVDGAEVPLFAGCWGIFGHGNVAGLGEALYHARETLPTFRAHNEQGMALAAVAFAKASNRRRMMACTTSIGPGASNMVTAAGVAHVNRLPVLLLPGDVFANRRPDPVLQQIEDFNDATVSVNDCFRPVSRWWDRITRPEQLLTSLPRAIQVLTDPVDCGPATICMAQDVQAEAYDYPESFFRPRTHRIRRPAPDAEEFARALDLLAKAERPLVIAGGGVLYSEASRTLQDFAARHGIPVAETQAGKSAMPWDHPQAVGSVGVTGSSASNALVREADVILAVGTRLQDFTTGSRALVPGNATLIQLNLQAFDAGKHRAVPLVGDARRTLEDLTAALGSYQASAGWRERTAALVEEWNGAVDRATSPTNAPLPTDAQVIGAVNRAAEARDIVVCAAGGLPGELHKLWRAGSPNGYHMEYGFSCMGYEIAGGLGVKMARPDREVFVMVGDGSYMMMNSELQTSVMLGRKLIVTVLDNRGFGCINRLQRACGGESFNNLIENVDHRANDGWIDFAAHARSLGALSEKVAGIAELEQALQRARQSDRTYVVVIDTDPNPTTEAGGAWWDVAVPEVSERAQVGEAFAAYADARRNQAQG; encoded by the coding sequence ATGGAAAAGACGATCCGGCTGACGGCCGCGCAGGCGGCGGTGCGGTATCTGGCGGCCCAGCGGTCGGAGGTGGACGGGGCGGAAGTGCCGCTGTTCGCCGGCTGCTGGGGGATCTTCGGGCACGGCAACGTGGCCGGTCTGGGCGAGGCCCTGTACCACGCCCGCGAGACGCTGCCGACCTTCCGCGCCCACAACGAGCAGGGCATGGCCCTGGCGGCGGTCGCCTTCGCCAAGGCCAGCAACCGGCGCCGCATGATGGCCTGCACCACCTCGATCGGGCCGGGAGCGTCCAACATGGTGACCGCCGCCGGCGTGGCGCACGTCAACCGGCTGCCGGTGCTTCTCCTGCCCGGCGACGTCTTCGCCAACCGGCGCCCCGACCCGGTCCTCCAGCAGATCGAGGACTTCAACGACGCCACCGTCAGCGTCAACGACTGTTTCCGTCCCGTTTCCCGCTGGTGGGACCGGATCACCCGCCCGGAACAGCTCCTGACCTCCCTGCCCCGCGCGATCCAGGTGCTGACCGATCCGGTCGACTGCGGCCCGGCGACGATCTGCATGGCGCAGGACGTCCAGGCCGAGGCGTACGACTATCCCGAAAGCTTCTTCCGGCCGCGGACGCACCGGATCAGGCGCCCGGCCCCGGACGCGGAGGAATTCGCCCGGGCGCTGGACCTGCTAGCCAAGGCGGAACGCCCCCTGGTCATCGCGGGCGGCGGCGTGCTCTATTCCGAGGCGAGCCGGACCCTTCAGGACTTCGCGGCCAGGCACGGCATCCCGGTCGCCGAGACCCAGGCGGGCAAGAGCGCCATGCCATGGGACCATCCCCAAGCGGTCGGCTCCGTCGGGGTCACCGGCAGTTCGGCGTCCAACGCGCTGGTGCGGGAGGCCGACGTGATCCTGGCGGTGGGCACCCGGCTCCAGGACTTCACGACCGGCTCCCGGGCCCTGGTGCCGGGCAATGCCACGCTGATCCAGCTCAACCTGCAGGCGTTCGACGCGGGCAAGCACCGGGCAGTGCCCCTGGTGGGCGACGCCAGGCGGACGCTGGAGGACCTGACGGCGGCCCTGGGCTCCTACCAGGCGTCGGCCGGCTGGCGGGAGCGGACGGCGGCGCTGGTCGAGGAGTGGAACGGCGCGGTCGATCGGGCGACGTCGCCGACCAACGCCCCGCTGCCGACCGACGCCCAGGTGATCGGCGCCGTCAACCGCGCGGCCGAAGCCCGCGACATCGTGGTCTGCGCCGCGGGCGGACTGCCGGGCGAGCTGCACAAGCTCTGGCGGGCGGGCTCTCCCAACGGCTACCACATGGAATACGGCTTCTCCTGCATGGGCTACGAGATCGCCGGCGGGCTGGGCGTCAAAATGGCCCGGCCGGACCGCGAGGTCTTCGTCATGGTCGGCGACGGCAGCTACATGATGATGAACTCCGAACTCCAGACCTCGGTCATGCTGGGCCGCAAGCTGATCGTCACCGTGCTGGACAACCGAGGCTTCGGCTGCATCAACCGGCTTCAGCGGGCCTGCGGCGGCGAGAGCTTCAACAACCTGATCGAGAACGTCGATCATCGGGCGAACGACGGCTGGATCGACTTCGCCGCCCATGCCCGCAGCCTCGGTGCTCTCTCGGAGAAGGTCGCCGGCATCGCGGAGCTGGAACAGGCCCTTCAGCGGGCCCGCCAATCCGACCGGACCTATGTGGTGGTGATCGACACCGACCCGAATCCTACCACCGAGGCGGGCGGCGCCTGGTGGGACGTGGCTGTGCCGGAGGTGTCGGAGCGCGCGCAGGTCGGGGAAGCCTTCGCCGCCTATGCCGATGCCCGCCGGAACCAGGCCCAGGGCTGA
- the queE gene encoding 7-carboxy-7-deazaguanine synthase, which produces MAYAVKELFKTLQGEGAHAGRAAVFCRFAGCNLWSGRERDRATAACRFCDTDFVGTDGEGGGRFGIAADLAGAIARTWGPGTSHRYVVFTGGEPLLQLDAALVDAVHSEGFEIAIETNGTLEPPPDVDWICVSPKAGADWVLRRGHELKLVFPQPQFDPAGLEDLPFRHFWLQPMDGPDRVANTARAVAYCRDHPRWRLSLQTHKLIGIP; this is translated from the coding sequence ATGGCGTACGCCGTCAAGGAACTGTTCAAGACGTTGCAGGGCGAGGGCGCCCATGCCGGCCGGGCCGCGGTATTCTGCCGCTTCGCCGGCTGCAATCTGTGGTCGGGCCGCGAGCGCGACCGCGCGACCGCCGCCTGCCGGTTCTGCGACACCGACTTCGTCGGAACCGACGGCGAGGGCGGCGGCCGCTTCGGCATCGCCGCCGACTTGGCCGGCGCCATCGCGCGCACCTGGGGACCCGGCACGTCTCACCGCTACGTCGTCTTCACCGGCGGCGAGCCGCTGCTCCAGCTCGACGCAGCGCTGGTGGACGCCGTCCATTCCGAAGGGTTCGAGATCGCGATCGAGACCAACGGAACCCTGGAGCCGCCGCCCGACGTCGACTGGATCTGCGTCAGTCCCAAGGCCGGCGCCGACTGGGTGCTCCGCCGAGGCCACGAGCTGAAGCTGGTCTTTCCCCAGCCCCAGTTCGATCCCGCCGGGCTGGAGGACCTGCCGTTCCGCCACTTCTGGCTCCAGCCGATGGACGGTCCCGACCGCGTCGCCAACACCGCCCGCGCGGTGGCCTATTGCCGGGACCATCCGCGCTGGCGCCTCAGCCTCCAGACCCATAAGCTGATCGGCATCCCGTGA